One Cervus canadensis isolate Bull #8, Minnesota chromosome 1, ASM1932006v1, whole genome shotgun sequence genomic window carries:
- the BIRC5 gene encoding baculoviral IAP repeat-containing protein 5, which produces MGAQSLPPAWQLYLKDHRVSTFKNWPFLEGCACTPERMAAAGFIHCPTENEPDLAQCFFCFKELEGWEPDDDPIEEHKKHSSGCAFLSVKKQFEELTLSEFLKLDKERTKNKIAKETNSKQKEFEETAKKVRCAIEQLAALE; this is translated from the exons ATGGGTGCCCAGTCGTTGCCCCCAGCCTGGCAGCTCTACCTCAAGGACCACCGCGTCTCCACGTTTAAGAACTGGCCCTTCTTAGAGGGCTGCGCTTGCACCCCGGAGCGG ATGGCCGCGGCAGGCTTCATCCACTGCCCCACTGAGAACGAGCCCGACTTGGCTCAGTGTTTCTTCTGCTTCAAGGAGTTGGAAGGCTGGGAACCAGATGACGACCCTAT AGAAGAACATAAAAAGCATTCATCTGGTTGTGCTTTCCTTTCTGTCAAGAAGCAGTTTGAAGAATTAACCCTCAGTGAATTTTTGAAACTGGATAAAGAAAGAACCAAGAACAAAATC GCAAAGGAGACCAACAGTAAGcagaaagaatttgaagaaacTGCAAAGAAGGTCCGCTGTGCCATTGAGCAGCTGGCGGCCTTGGAGTGA
- the TMEM235 gene encoding transmembrane protein 235 isoform X3: MARLGALLLAAALGALLSFALLAAAVASDYWYLLEVADAGNHSGHGQLSSHSGLWRICEGHNSCIPLIDPFASESLDTASTSVQRLISLHRAVLVVLPLSLVLIVCGWICGLLSSLAQSISLLLFTGCYFLLGAFRHWAKPSLRDAATDAGPGSQLPAEMLEDSLSSAGSWSWNPHRCLSGLSVPASHLVSPAAQGWPSLTVGWRLLSGHVWM, translated from the exons ATGGCCCGGCTGGGGGCGCTGCTCCTGGCCGCTGCCTTGGGCGCGCTGCTCAGCTTTGCGCTGCTGGCCGCCGCCGTGGCCAGCGACTACTGGTACCTCCTGGAGGTGGCGGACGCCGGCAACCACAGCGGGCACGGGCAGCTCTCCTCCCACTCGGGGCTCTGGCGCATCTGCGAAG GGCACAACAGCTGCATTCCCCTGATCGACCCCTTTGCCAGTGAGAGCCTGGACACTGCCTCCACTTCGGTGCAGCGCCTCATCT CGTTGCACCGAGCCGTCTTGGTGGTCCTGCCCCTGAGCCTCGTCCTCATTGTGTGCGGCTGGATCTGTGGCCTCCTCAGCTCCCTGGCCCAGAGCATCTCTCTGCTGCTCTTCACCGGCTGCTACTTCTTGCTGGGGG CCTTCAGGCACTGGGCCAAGCCCTCCCTCAGGGATGCAGCGACGGACGCAGGCCCTGGGTCACAACTTCCTGCTGAGATGTTGGAGGATTCCCTAAGCTCAGCAGGAAGCTGGTCCTGGAACCCCCATCGCTGCCTTTCGGGGCTGTCTGTCCCAGCCAGCCACCTGGTGTCCCCAGCTGCCCAAGGCTGGCCGTCATTGACCGTGGGCTGGAGGCTCCTCAG